GGCTGATCACGTCGGGAATTATCTGGTGATCGAGATCGACGAACGTCACCACGATCAACGCGGCCATGAACGTGAAGGCGGCCGCTGCTTCAATCGTTGGGCCCCGGTGCCATACCGCCGCCGCCGCGGCCACGCCCGCCAGCGCCTCGATGAAGGGATAGCGCAACGAGATCGGCGCGGCACAACTCCGGCAGCGCCCGCGCAAGACTAGATAACTCAGGATCGGGATATTGTCGTAAGGCCGGATCGGGGTTTGACAGCCGGGACAGCGCGACGCCGGCCGCACCACCGACTCACCGGCGGGGATGCGGCAGATGCACACGTTCAGAAAGCTGCCGATAACGGCCCCGAAGACGAAAGCGATGGCGAGGAGCATCAGGCCCTTTCCGCAGCCGGCCCGCTCACCGGCGCTCGGGCATCTGCTGGATGCTCGCGATCATTTCAGCCCTTCGCGGTGAGTGGTGCGGCCCTTCACGATGGCCGGTGCTAGCTCAACCGGCCGGTGCACTGCAAGCCGGGCGGGCGCCGTCGGATCAGCGGCGGCGCTGGGCGCGCGGCGGCAGTCGTAGTAGAGGGAGCATGATGACGCCGGCTCAGAGCACGCCGCCCCAGCCCGCCGCACGCGGCTTGCGCGTGTTGTTCTTCGGCACCGCCACCACCGCGGCGGGCTACCCGCGCCCGCGCGTGCTGCTGCGCGGGCTGCGCGACAACGGCGTCGAGGTAATCGAATGTCGCGCGCCGTTGTGGGCCAGCTCGGGCGAGCGCGTGCATGCCGCGCAGTCGTTGTTCTCGCTGCGCAGCTTGGCACACGTGCTACGCGCCGAAGCCAGCTTGTTGCGCCGCTTCTTCGAGGTCGGCCGCTACGATGCGGTGCTGGTCGGACCCGAGGGTTATCTCGACATCATCCTGGTACGCCTGCTCAGCCTGATGCGCCGCCGCCCGGTGGTTTTCGATCCGTTCATCTCGCTCTACGATACGATGGTCGAGGATCGCCAGCTGGTGGCACCGCGATCGTTCAAAGCCGGCGGCTTGCGCTTTCTCGATCGCCTGGCTTGCCGGCTGGCCGACGCCGTCATCCTCGACACCGAGGCGATGGTTCGCCACTACGCCGAGGACTTCCAGTTGCCACGCCACAAATTGTTCCGAGTGTTGGTGGGCGAAGAAGACGACTTGT
The window above is part of the Deltaproteobacteria bacterium genome. Proteins encoded here:
- a CDS encoding prepilin peptidase, whose amino-acid sequence is MLLAIAFVFGAVIGSFLNVCICRIPAGESVVRPASRCPGCQTPIRPYDNIPILSYLVLRGRCRSCAAPISLRYPFIEALAGVAAAAAVWHRGPTIEAAAAFTFMAALIVVTFVDLDHQIIPDVISLPGIALGLLAALVLSTPGFISAIIGAVLGGGVLFAVAAGYQWFTGREGMGGGDIKLLAMIGAFLGWRAIPVTLLLASLSGSLVGLSLILLRRADARVPIPFGPFLAAGAVCAMF